Proteins from one Cellulosilyticum lentocellum DSM 5427 genomic window:
- a CDS encoding D-alanyl-D-alanine carboxypeptidase family protein has protein sequence MKSKRVGVIFLLLIIMCCSQVFAAATPKKNTNQTLAATARSYILMEESSGKILLERNADEPLPPASITKVMTLLLINEAVDTGKINWEDKVTISEHAAHMGGSQVFMEPGEEQTVRDLVKCICIASANDAAVAMSEYIAGSEEQFVELMNKRAAELGMTHTVFKNACGLHTEGHVSTARDIALMSRALVNGHPEITKTLTTWMDTITHRTRRGESEFGLSNTNKMLKWYKGITGLKTGYTPEAKHCVSATATRDNMGLIAVIMGAADGKTRFQEAGQLLDYGFANYKVKVGPTIGTIIGEAPIKKGDVSKINVATKETKAFVVPKSNTNSELTYEAHYREPLIAPISKGAIVGEMTYYLDGNEVGKGQLISATDVKKATLKQMVPYMCKRFFKLSK, from the coding sequence ATGAAAAGTAAACGTGTAGGAGTTATCTTTTTATTACTTATCATCATGTGTTGTTCTCAGGTTTTTGCAGCTGCAACACCTAAGAAGAATACCAATCAAACTTTAGCAGCAACAGCTAGAAGTTATATACTCATGGAGGAATCGAGTGGTAAAATTTTATTAGAGCGAAATGCAGATGAGCCTTTACCACCGGCGAGCATTACAAAAGTAATGACCTTGTTACTCATTAATGAAGCAGTAGATACCGGAAAAATTAACTGGGAAGATAAAGTAACTATTAGTGAGCATGCAGCACATATGGGTGGCTCTCAAGTCTTTATGGAACCTGGAGAAGAACAGACTGTACGTGATTTAGTAAAATGTATTTGTATTGCTTCAGCTAATGATGCTGCTGTTGCTATGAGTGAATATATTGCTGGAAGTGAAGAGCAGTTTGTAGAGCTTATGAATAAACGTGCCGCAGAGTTAGGAATGACCCATACTGTTTTTAAGAATGCTTGTGGTCTTCATACAGAAGGACATGTATCAACGGCAAGGGATATTGCCTTAATGTCAAGAGCGTTAGTAAATGGGCATCCTGAAATCACCAAAACGCTAACAACTTGGATGGATACAATTACTCATAGAACAAGAAGAGGAGAGTCAGAGTTTGGTTTATCCAATACCAATAAAATGCTTAAATGGTATAAAGGGATTACAGGGTTAAAAACGGGTTATACCCCAGAAGCAAAACATTGTGTAAGTGCTACTGCAACAAGAGATAATATGGGATTAATCGCAGTTATTATGGGTGCTGCAGATGGTAAAACACGTTTTCAAGAAGCAGGGCAGCTTTTAGACTATGGTTTTGCTAATTACAAAGTAAAAGTTGGGCCAACTATTGGTACAATTATAGGTGAGGCACCTATTAAAAAAGGCGATGTTTCTAAAATAAATGTAGCTACTAAAGAAACGAAAGCTTTTGTCGTACCTAAGAGTAATACAAATAGTGAACTCACTTATGAAGCTCATTATAGAGAGCCACTGATAGCACCTATTTCTAAAGGGGCTATAGTAGGAGAAATGACCTATTATTTAGATGGAAATGAAGTGGGAAAGGGACAGCTTATATCTGCAACAGATGTTAAGAAGGCTACACTTAAACAGATGGTTCCTTATATGTGTAAACGCTTTTTTAAATTATCCAAGTGA
- a CDS encoding segregation and condensation protein A — protein sequence MAVLFKLQDFEGPLDLLLYLIDKNKMNIYDIEISSITDQYMTYLDEAEEVELDQMSDFIVMAATLLYIKSRMLLPKHPKPGEEVEEDPREELVRKLLEYKKVKYVSEKLNACQGESSQYCFRNKPAEIDIPESAIDYDAILENVSLKLLYDTFEQLMKQKEWEQHTKEERKIDHNILKKDTYTIEQKSIYIRNLIALEGKTTFFTICKKEMPKIELIVTFMALLELIHKKEVTVLQEEPTGDIVIKGGIVDEEDRA from the coding sequence GTGGCTGTATTGTTTAAGTTACAGGATTTTGAAGGTCCATTAGATTTATTACTTTATTTAATAGATAAAAATAAAATGAATATTTATGATATAGAAATATCTTCTATTACAGATCAGTATATGACCTATTTAGATGAAGCGGAAGAAGTTGAATTGGATCAAATGAGTGATTTTATTGTGATGGCTGCTACATTGCTTTATATTAAATCACGCATGCTTTTACCAAAACATCCAAAACCAGGAGAAGAAGTAGAAGAAGACCCAAGAGAAGAACTGGTACGAAAATTATTAGAATATAAGAAGGTAAAATATGTATCGGAAAAATTAAATGCATGTCAAGGAGAGAGTAGTCAGTATTGTTTTAGAAATAAGCCAGCAGAAATTGATATTCCAGAGAGTGCAATTGATTACGATGCCATTCTAGAAAATGTTAGTTTAAAATTATTGTATGACACTTTTGAGCAACTCATGAAGCAAAAGGAATGGGAACAACATACAAAAGAAGAACGTAAAATTGATCATAACATTTTAAAGAAGGATACTTATACCATCGAGCAAAAAAGTATCTACATACGTAATCTTATTGCTTTAGAGGGAAAGACGACCTTTTTTACCATTTGTAAAAAGGAAATGCCTAAAATAGAACTTATTGTTACTTTTATGGCTTTATTAGAGCTGATTCATAAGAAAGAAGTAACTGTTTTACAAGAAGAACCCACAGGTGATATTGTTATAAAAGGAGGAATAGTGGATGAAGAAGACAGAGCTTGA
- the xerD gene encoding site-specific tyrosine recombinase XerD translates to MEEYITSFLYYLKHIKRASDNTVQSYERDLRYFERYVEEQGKIEIQSLTDQQIKVYLEHMKDEEKSTATISRTLASIRAFCQYLVKEQVLNENPARLIALPKIEKKAPRILSQEQISSLLEQPNKKDTKGIRDRAMLELLYATGIRVSELISLKTTDINLQQGYIICRDAQKERTIPIGKSAISALNMYLGEVRHILIRSANDKTLFVNCNGYPMTRQGFWKILKTYANAAHIQGEITPHMLRHSFAAHLVQNGANLKSVQQMLGHSDISTTQVYMHLNKETEELMDVYNKTHPRA, encoded by the coding sequence ATGGAGGAGTATATTACATCATTTTTGTATTATTTAAAGCATATTAAGCGTGCTTCAGATAATACGGTGCAATCTTATGAAAGAGATTTGAGATATTTTGAACGTTATGTTGAAGAACAGGGGAAAATAGAGATTCAGTCTTTGACAGATCAGCAAATTAAAGTCTATTTAGAGCATATGAAAGATGAAGAGAAATCAACTGCAACTATTTCCCGTACTCTTGCATCTATTCGTGCCTTTTGCCAATATCTTGTAAAAGAACAAGTGCTAAATGAGAATCCAGCTAGATTAATAGCTTTACCTAAGATAGAGAAAAAAGCGCCTCGTATTTTATCGCAGGAGCAAATTAGCTCTTTATTAGAACAACCTAATAAAAAAGATACTAAAGGAATACGTGATCGAGCCATGCTTGAACTGCTATATGCTACAGGGATCCGTGTATCAGAGCTCATTTCACTTAAAACAACAGATATTAATTTGCAACAAGGGTATATTATATGTAGGGATGCTCAAAAAGAACGAACCATTCCTATTGGTAAATCTGCCATTTCAGCGTTAAATATGTATTTGGGAGAAGTAAGACACATTTTAATCCGTAGTGCAAATGATAAAACGTTATTTGTTAATTGCAATGGCTATCCTATGACAAGACAAGGTTTTTGGAAGATTTTAAAGACCTATGCTAATGCTGCACATATTCAAGGTGAGATTACTCCCCATATGTTAAGACATTCTTTTGCAGCACATTTAGTGCAAAATGGTGCTAATTTAAAATCCGTGCAGCAAATGCTAGGGCACTCAGATATTTCAACTACACAAGTTTATATGCATCTGAATAAAGAAACAGAGGAGTTAATGGATGTGTATAATAAAACACATCCAAGAGCATGA
- the scpB gene encoding SMC-Scp complex subunit ScpB: MKKTELESSIEALLFYAGDIISQKRLCEICNTEAFSVHMAINHLNDYYGQTNSGIEIIEVDDGYQMCTSPKHTEIIQLYRQKPVKNLLTQALIETLAIIAYSQPITRTQIEDIRGVRCEHAMSKLMEYGLIEEVGRLNVIGRPILFGTTNEFLRHFGFRNLEELPKIKEELLEKFKEEVREEMSYYEDHEAMKEEVNLALDVEE; encoded by the coding sequence ATGAAGAAGACAGAGCTTGAAAGTAGTATTGAAGCCCTGCTTTTTTATGCAGGAGACATTATCTCACAAAAAAGATTGTGTGAAATTTGTAATACAGAAGCTTTTTCGGTCCACATGGCCATTAATCACTTAAATGATTATTATGGACAAACGAATAGTGGGATTGAAATTATAGAAGTTGATGATGGCTATCAAATGTGTACATCACCTAAGCACACAGAAATCATTCAACTTTATAGACAGAAGCCGGTTAAAAATCTTTTAACACAAGCATTGATTGAGACACTAGCTATTATTGCTTATTCGCAGCCTATTACAAGAACACAGATTGAGGATATAAGAGGTGTACGATGTGAGCATGCTATGAGTAAGTTGATGGAATATGGACTTATTGAAGAGGTTGGAAGATTGAATGTTATAGGGAGACCGATTTTATTTGGTACAACTAATGAATTCCTACGTCATTTTGGATTTAGAAATTTAGAAGAACTACCTAAAATTAAAGAAGAGCTTTTAGAGAAGTTTAAAGAAGAAGTAAGAGAAGAAATGAGTTATTATGAAGATCATGAGGCTATGAAAGAAGAAGTAAATTTGGCTTTAGATGTTGAGGAATAG
- a CDS encoding D-alanyl-D-alanine carboxypeptidase family protein has translation MKKKIILSFILIGSMLVSSLCYANSELPKVRAKGAVLIEQESGRVLYEKNGYEPLAMASTTKIMTCILAIEKGNLLDVVTISKRASSAPPVKLHLKVGEKQRLGDLLYALMLQSDNDAAVAVAEHIAGSVEAFCEQMTEKAKEIGAEHTSFKTPNGLDAEGHYASAYDMTLIGAYALKNPEFVKIITTATIQIPTIPTEGSHTYGLQNKNRFFYSYEGANGIKTGFTNKAGHCFVGAAYKNDMQLIGAALGSGWGKAGKTQKYTDVINMMNYGFKYYKKYTLVEPQRNIAKVAIEKALIESLSLDCDETIILPLTEVEKANVYIKKVVPTQLVAPVHKRDIIGEVQVICEGVTLAKVPLLASEEVPKATLLDYIKKWIKGND, from the coding sequence ATGAAAAAGAAAATCATCTTATCTTTTATATTAATAGGCAGTATGTTAGTAAGCTCACTATGCTATGCAAATAGTGAACTGCCAAAAGTGCGTGCTAAGGGTGCTGTTTTAATCGAACAAGAAAGTGGACGTGTTTTATATGAAAAAAACGGTTATGAACCCTTAGCTATGGCAAGCACTACAAAGATAATGACTTGTATCCTTGCTATAGAAAAAGGTAATCTCTTAGATGTTGTAACAATATCCAAGAGAGCAAGTAGTGCCCCACCAGTTAAGCTACATTTAAAGGTAGGAGAAAAACAAAGGTTAGGAGATTTGCTCTATGCTTTGATGCTACAATCTGATAATGATGCAGCAGTAGCAGTAGCAGAACATATTGCAGGATCGGTAGAAGCATTCTGTGAACAAATGACCGAGAAAGCTAAAGAGATAGGAGCTGAACATACTTCTTTTAAAACACCTAATGGTTTAGATGCTGAAGGACATTATGCAAGCGCTTATGATATGACTTTAATTGGAGCTTATGCACTAAAAAATCCAGAATTCGTTAAGATTATAACAACGGCTACCATTCAAATTCCTACTATTCCTACAGAAGGAAGCCATACTTATGGGTTACAAAATAAGAATCGTTTTTTTTATTCTTATGAGGGAGCTAACGGTATTAAAACAGGCTTTACTAATAAAGCAGGTCATTGTTTTGTAGGTGCAGCCTATAAAAATGACATGCAACTCATAGGAGCTGCTTTAGGATCTGGTTGGGGAAAAGCTGGTAAAACACAAAAGTATACAGATGTCATTAACATGATGAACTATGGCTTTAAGTATTATAAAAAATATACGCTTGTTGAGCCACAAAGAAATATAGCCAAGGTTGCAATTGAAAAGGCACTGATAGAAAGTTTGTCTTTAGATTGTGATGAGACGATTATACTTCCCTTAACAGAGGTAGAAAAAGCAAATGTTTATATAAAAAAAGTAGTACCAACGCAATTAGTAGCACCCGTTCATAAAAGGGATATAATAGGAGAAGTACAAGTCATATGTGAAGGGGTTACTTTAGCTAAAGTACCACTTCTAGCAAGTGAGGAAGTACCAAAGGCGACACTACTTGATTATATTAAAAAATGGATTAAAGGAAATGACTAA
- a CDS encoding biotin/lipoyl-containing protein: MMRKFQVTVNGNTYEVEVEELGGSFTPVATPVTPVAATPVAAVTPKMVAPKATVVPANATKIVAPMPGKIVDVKVSIGQSVKEGDLVAILEAMKMENEIFAPSAGTVASVNVSAGTAVETNDVIVTLN; the protein is encoded by the coding sequence ATGATGAGAAAATTTCAAGTAACTGTAAATGGTAATACATATGAAGTAGAAGTAGAAGAATTAGGAGGAAGCTTTACACCAGTAGCAACACCAGTAACTCCGGTAGCTGCGACACCAGTAGCTGCAGTAACACCTAAAATGGTAGCACCTAAGGCAACTGTAGTGCCTGCTAATGCAACTAAGATTGTTGCACCAATGCCAGGTAAAATTGTAGATGTTAAAGTTTCAATAGGACAAAGTGTAAAAGAAGGAGATTTAGTAGCTATTCTTGAAGCTATGAAAATGGAGAACGAAATATTTGCACCAAGTGCAGGAACTGTAGCTTCTGTTAACGTATCAGCAGGTACAGCAGTTGAAACTAACGATGTCATTGTTACACTCAATTAG
- a CDS encoding phosphopentomutase, with translation MKRAIWIVLDSVGMGAMPDSKQYGDGDVNTIAHVYEHCNGLELNHMISYGLGNIEGMKALPRYESPKGSFARMSELSKGKDTTTGHWEMVGIYTEVPFPTYPNGFPEEIMKAFEEKIGRRTLGNCTASGTAIIEELGEEHVKTGYPIVYTSADSVFQIAAHESVISLEKLYEMCEIARNLLKGKHEVARVIARPFTGEEGHFTRTANRRDYAICPPKPNLLSYCEEGGVPVVAVGKIEDIFNSQGITEAIHTKDNNDGIAVTLECMTKHQEGLIFTNLVDFDMKWGHRNDPASYGKGLEAFDKALPQIVEALKEEDILIITADHGCDPTAPGTDHTREYVPLLVIGKQIKEGINLGTRKSFADIGQTLCELFNLPQLKIGESFLKEVYK, from the coding sequence ATGAAAAGAGCAATATGGATAGTCTTAGACAGCGTAGGAATGGGAGCAATGCCTGATTCAAAACAATATGGTGATGGAGATGTAAATACAATTGCACATGTGTATGAGCACTGTAATGGACTAGAATTAAATCATATGATAAGTTATGGATTAGGGAATATAGAAGGGATGAAAGCACTCCCTAGATATGAATCACCAAAAGGCAGTTTTGCAAGAATGAGTGAATTATCTAAAGGAAAAGATACAACGACAGGTCATTGGGAAATGGTGGGTATTTATACAGAAGTACCATTTCCAACTTATCCAAATGGCTTTCCGGAAGAAATTATGAAAGCCTTTGAAGAAAAAATCGGTAGAAGAACCTTGGGGAATTGTACAGCATCAGGTACAGCTATTATTGAAGAATTGGGTGAAGAGCATGTAAAAACAGGATATCCTATTGTTTATACATCAGCAGATAGTGTTTTTCAAATTGCAGCTCATGAATCTGTTATTTCATTAGAAAAGCTATATGAAATGTGTGAAATTGCACGTAATTTATTAAAAGGTAAGCATGAAGTTGCGCGTGTTATTGCAAGACCATTTACAGGAGAAGAGGGCCATTTTACACGTACAGCTAACAGACGAGACTATGCTATTTGTCCACCAAAACCCAACCTTTTATCTTACTGTGAAGAAGGTGGTGTGCCAGTGGTAGCAGTTGGAAAGATCGAAGATATTTTTAATAGTCAAGGCATCACCGAAGCTATTCATACAAAGGATAATAATGATGGTATTGCTGTTACATTAGAATGCATGACAAAACATCAAGAAGGCCTTATTTTTACTAATTTGGTTGATTTTGATATGAAATGGGGACATCGTAATGATCCAGCAAGTTATGGTAAAGGTTTAGAAGCCTTTGATAAAGCATTACCACAAATAGTGGAAGCTTTAAAGGAAGAGGATATACTTATTATTACAGCAGATCATGGTTGTGACCCGACGGCACCAGGAACTGACCATACAAGAGAATATGTCCCACTTTTAGTAATTGGTAAACAAATAAAAGAAGGTATTAATTTAGGAACAAGAAAGAGTTTTGCGGATATTGGGCAAACTTTATGTGAGTTATTTAATCTTCCACAACTTAAGATAGGTGAAAGTTTCTTGAAAGAAGTTTATAAGTAA
- a CDS encoding acyl-CoA carboxylase subunit beta — translation MSTLEKLSELESRRAAIITKSNDVAKKVALAQGKLAARERISILLDENSFVEVGTFITSRSTAFNMRNNETPADGVVTGYGTVNGNPVYVYSQDASVLGGALGEMHAKKIVRIYEEALKVGAPVVGFIDTVGVRLQESVDALEGYGMIYEKMVEASEIIPQIAVIAGDCAGGAAFIAGLSDFVFMSSKSARVFLNSPNTLDDKTASFDAIATAKVHFEESGLATIIEEQEEVLIEDVIRLLSYLPQNSGEEGPFYEVIDDINRVDASLNGFNFETQEVKDIVTSIIDEGELFVLNEAYGKTALTAFARMDGGTVGIIANTDTRMDYSGVKKIAHFVRVCDTYNIPIITLTDIEGFTSTVATEKLGIIKACSEMTKAFTEASVPKVNVILNHAFGSGYLAMNSKSLGCDMTYAWPTATVASLNTESAMKIMYAKELAEGTLSNEAFAEKAAEYDEIQASAYAAAARGLVDDIIEPAATRKRIIAALEVLATKER, via the coding sequence ATGAGCACTTTAGAAAAATTATCTGAATTAGAATCTCGTAGGGCCGCTATAATCACAAAAAGCAATGACGTAGCTAAAAAAGTAGCACTTGCACAGGGGAAATTAGCTGCAAGAGAACGTATTAGTATATTGCTAGATGAAAATAGCTTTGTGGAAGTAGGTACTTTCATAACAAGTAGAAGTACTGCTTTTAACATGAGAAATAATGAAACACCTGCTGATGGTGTTGTAACAGGTTATGGGACAGTTAATGGTAATCCTGTTTATGTGTACAGCCAAGATGCAAGCGTTTTAGGTGGTGCACTAGGTGAAATGCATGCAAAAAAAATAGTTAGAATTTACGAAGAAGCCCTAAAAGTAGGTGCGCCAGTAGTAGGATTCATAGACACAGTAGGTGTCAGATTACAAGAAAGTGTAGATGCTTTAGAAGGTTATGGCATGATTTATGAAAAAATGGTAGAAGCATCAGAAATTATTCCGCAAATAGCAGTTATTGCAGGTGATTGTGCTGGCGGTGCAGCTTTTATTGCAGGTTTATCTGATTTTGTATTTATGAGCAGTAAATCAGCTCGTGTCTTTTTAAATAGTCCTAATACTTTAGATGATAAAACAGCTAGTTTTGATGCTATTGCAACAGCTAAAGTACATTTTGAAGAAAGTGGACTTGCTACCATTATCGAAGAGCAAGAAGAAGTTTTAATTGAAGATGTTATACGCTTACTTTCTTACTTACCTCAAAACAGTGGGGAAGAAGGACCATTTTATGAAGTGATAGATGATATTAACCGCGTAGATGCAAGTCTTAATGGTTTTAATTTTGAAACACAAGAAGTAAAAGATATTGTTACCTCTATTATAGATGAAGGAGAACTATTCGTATTAAATGAAGCTTATGGAAAAACAGCATTAACAGCTTTTGCACGTATGGACGGTGGAACAGTTGGTATTATAGCCAATACAGATACTCGTATGGATTATTCAGGGGTAAAGAAAATAGCTCATTTTGTTAGAGTATGTGATACCTATAATATACCGATTATAACACTTACAGATATAGAAGGTTTTACTTCTACGGTTGCAACAGAAAAGTTAGGAATCATTAAAGCATGTAGTGAGATGACGAAGGCGTTCACAGAGGCAAGTGTGCCAAAAGTAAATGTAATTCTTAATCATGCTTTTGGAAGTGGTTATTTAGCTATGAATAGTAAGTCATTAGGTTGCGATATGACTTATGCATGGCCAACTGCAACAGTAGCAAGTTTAAATACAGAAAGTGCTATGAAGATTATGTATGCAAAAGAATTAGCAGAAGGTACATTATCCAATGAAGCATTTGCTGAAAAAGCTGCAGAATATGATGAAATACAAGCAAGTGCCTACGCAGCGGCAGCTAGAGGATTAGTAGATGATATTATTGAGCCAGCAGCAACGCGTAAACGTATTATTGCTGCTTTGGAAGTTCTTGCAACTAAAGAACGTTAA
- a CDS encoding pseudouridine synthase: protein MRLQKYLASCGIASRRKCEELILEGKVSVNGQIIQTLGTQVEEDDEVYYNHKRVQLEEKHVYYMLNKPAGYVTTVQDEKQRATVLDLMKGVKTRIFPVGRLDYNTSGLLLLTSDGALTYGLTHPKHHVNKTYEVKLSGKVTERSLDMLRKGVMIDHRKTYPAEVEVVKQNAKHTWLKITIHEGRNRQIRKMCEAVGYPVVQLKRLSVGSIQLGSLKVGEYRALTKEEVDYLKSIAIIEEV from the coding sequence ATGAGATTACAAAAATATTTAGCAAGCTGTGGCATTGCATCTAGAAGAAAATGTGAAGAACTTATTTTAGAAGGGAAAGTATCGGTTAACGGACAAATCATACAGACTTTAGGAACACAAGTAGAAGAAGATGATGAGGTCTACTATAATCATAAGCGTGTGCAATTAGAAGAAAAGCATGTTTATTATATGTTAAATAAGCCGGCAGGATATGTAACAACAGTGCAAGATGAAAAACAAAGAGCAACGGTTTTGGATTTAATGAAAGGTGTTAAAACAAGAATTTTTCCGGTGGGGAGACTGGATTATAATACCTCAGGTCTATTATTATTGACCAGTGATGGTGCTTTAACTTATGGACTTACCCATCCAAAGCATCACGTTAATAAAACTTATGAAGTTAAGCTTAGTGGAAAAGTTACTGAACGTAGCTTGGATATGTTAAGAAAAGGGGTTATGATTGACCACCGAAAAACTTATCCGGCTGAAGTAGAAGTAGTAAAACAAAATGCAAAGCATACATGGCTTAAGATAACTATTCATGAAGGTCGTAATCGTCAAATTAGAAAAATGTGTGAAGCAGTAGGCTATCCGGTAGTACAACTAAAAAGGTTGTCAGTGGGAAGTATTCAGCTAGGTTCACTTAAAGTGGGAGAATATAGGGCTTTAACAAAAGAAGAAGTGGATTATTTAAAAAGTATTGCAATAATAGAAGAAGTATAA
- the pyrR gene encoding bifunctional pyr operon transcriptional regulator/uracil phosphoribosyltransferase PyrR, whose protein sequence is MDEIKVLMDEAAMNRAVTRIAHEIIEANKGAKDLILIGIETRGVPLAKILSNKIKSIENSEVPVESINITFYRDDLEKKFDQPFTEAHSITSDINGKGVILVDDVIFTGRTVRAAMDALMDIGRPSFIKLATLIDRGHRELPIRPDFVGKNIPTSKKEIVQVRLKEVDSESVVRLVSKG, encoded by the coding sequence ATGGATGAAATAAAAGTTTTAATGGATGAGGCAGCAATGAATCGTGCTGTAACACGAATTGCTCATGAAATTATAGAAGCCAATAAAGGTGCTAAAGACTTGATTTTAATAGGTATAGAAACAAGAGGAGTACCTCTTGCCAAAATCTTGTCAAATAAGATTAAATCTATTGAAAATAGTGAAGTGCCTGTGGAGAGTATTAATATTACTTTTTATAGAGATGATTTAGAAAAGAAATTTGACCAACCGTTTACTGAAGCACATTCAATTACTTCAGATATTAATGGAAAAGGGGTCATTTTAGTAGATGACGTTATTTTTACTGGAAGAACTGTACGTGCAGCAATGGATGCGTTGATGGATATAGGAAGACCAAGTTTTATTAAATTAGCTACACTCATTGATCGTGGACATAGGGAGCTTCCTATTAGACCTGATTTTGTTGGAAAAAACATTCCGACTTCCAAAAAGGAAATTGTCCAAGTACGTTTAAAAGAAGTGGACTCAGAAAGTGTTGTACGTTTAGTAAGTAAAGGTTAA
- a CDS encoding pyrimidine-nucleoside phosphorylase has product MRMYDIIDCKKRGLALTKEEIDFVVQGYTKGDIPDYQVSALLMAIYFQGMSLEETAYLTMAMASSGDQIDLSPIQGIKVDKHSTGGVGDKTTIVLAPLVAAAGAKVAKMSGRGLGHTGGTIDKLESFEGFKVELTEEQFFDNVNAHHIAVVGQSGDLAPADKKLYALRDVTATVDNMSLIASSIMSKKIASGADAICLDVKCGTGAFMKKLEDAKALGKAMVDIGNHVGRQTMAVVSDMNQPLGYAVGNALEVMEAINTLRGKGPEDLTLLTITLASHMLMLAGLAKDVEAAKNQIQDLLSTGAAIDKLKEWIKLQGGDERAVDDFSYLPQAPYHRDFCLNQIGYVEAINAEAVGKAALVLGAGRETKESSIDLAVGIVIHKKIGDKINVDEPVATIYYNNEQKYNLATSILEKAYKISDQQIEKPDLIYDIIH; this is encoded by the coding sequence ATGAGAATGTATGACATTATTGATTGCAAAAAAAGAGGGCTGGCTTTAACAAAAGAAGAAATAGATTTTGTAGTACAAGGTTATACAAAAGGTGATATTCCAGATTACCAGGTATCAGCTTTATTAATGGCTATTTATTTTCAAGGCATGTCTTTAGAAGAAACAGCGTATTTAACTATGGCTATGGCTAGTAGTGGAGATCAAATAGATTTATCTCCTATTCAGGGCATTAAGGTAGATAAACATAGTACAGGTGGTGTAGGTGATAAAACAACGATAGTATTGGCACCTCTTGTAGCAGCTGCAGGAGCAAAGGTAGCTAAGATGTCGGGACGTGGTCTTGGGCATACAGGAGGGACCATTGATAAACTGGAATCATTTGAAGGCTTTAAAGTAGAGTTAACAGAAGAACAGTTTTTCGACAATGTGAATGCGCACCATATTGCTGTAGTTGGTCAAAGCGGAGATTTAGCGCCTGCAGACAAGAAACTTTATGCGCTTAGAGATGTAACAGCAACTGTAGACAATATGTCGCTTATAGCCAGCTCTATTATGTCAAAGAAGATTGCTTCTGGAGCAGATGCCATCTGTTTAGATGTTAAGTGTGGTACAGGTGCATTTATGAAAAAATTAGAGGATGCAAAAGCATTAGGAAAAGCTATGGTAGATATAGGCAATCATGTAGGGCGCCAAACCATGGCTGTTGTATCTGATATGAATCAGCCATTAGGATATGCAGTAGGTAATGCCTTAGAAGTAATGGAGGCGATTAATACATTAAGAGGTAAAGGACCTGAAGATTTAACTTTATTAACGATTACCTTAGCTAGCCATATGCTTATGCTAGCTGGTTTGGCAAAAGATGTGGAAGCTGCTAAAAATCAGATTCAAGACTTATTATCTACAGGAGCTGCTATCGATAAGTTAAAGGAATGGATTAAGTTACAAGGGGGAGATGAGCGAGCAGTAGACGATTTTAGCTACTTACCACAAGCACCATACCATAGAGATTTTTGTTTGAATCAAATAGGTTATGTAGAAGCTATCAATGCAGAAGCAGTAGGAAAAGCTGCGCTTGTATTAGGTGCAGGTAGAGAAACAAAAGAAAGTAGTATTGATTTAGCAGTAGGCATTGTTATTCATAAAAAAATAGGTGATAAAATAAATGTCGATGAACCAGTTGCAACCATCTATTATAATAATGAACAAAAATATAATTTAGCAACTTCAATCTTAGAAAAAGCTTATAAAATAAGTGATCAACAAATAGAAAAACCGGATTTAATTTACGATATTATTCATTAA
- a CDS encoding OadG family protein, with amino-acid sequence MNQSISAFLEGIPTFILSIVIVFTMLALLIGAIVLLGKMVGMFANKSNNVKVVESEASVIEEVVVAIEENSQDELELIAVITAAIAASMGTTSDQLQVRSLRKVQRKAL; translated from the coding sequence ATGAATCAAAGTATCAGCGCTTTTTTAGAAGGGATTCCTACATTTATACTTAGTATTGTAATTGTATTTACAATGCTTGCACTGCTTATCGGTGCCATCGTCTTATTAGGGAAAATGGTGGGAATGTTTGCGAATAAGTCTAACAATGTAAAAGTAGTTGAATCTGAAGCTAGTGTTATAGAAGAAGTAGTTGTAGCTATAGAAGAAAACAGCCAAGATGAACTTGAGTTAATAGCAGTTATTACTGCCGCTATTGCTGCAAGTATGGGAACAACTAGTGACCAACTTCAAGTAAGATCATTAAGAAAAGTTCAAAGAAAAGCACTTTAA